One stretch of Roseovarius mucosus DNA includes these proteins:
- a CDS encoding precorrin-8X methylmutase codes for MILRPYEKNPSAIYEMSFATVRQEARLDRFGPGMESLAIRLIHACGMVEVADRLAFSSGAYAAGHAALQAGAPVLCDCEMVGAGIIRRYLPCNNEVIVTLNDPRVPGIAAEIGNTRSAAAVELWAERLEGAVVAIGNAPTALFHLLELLDNGAPRPALILGFPVGFVGAAESKAELADNPRGCEFVALRGRRGGSAMASAAVNALSAGLPEVGA; via the coding sequence TTGATTTTGCGCCCCTACGAAAAGAACCCCTCGGCCATCTATGAGATGAGCTTTGCCACGGTACGCCAAGAGGCGCGGCTGGATCGGTTTGGCCCAGGGATGGAGAGCCTTGCGATAAGGCTCATTCATGCCTGTGGAATGGTCGAGGTGGCGGATCGGCTGGCGTTTTCCAGCGGGGCCTATGCCGCGGGCCATGCCGCCTTGCAGGCCGGTGCGCCCGTGTTGTGTGATTGCGAGATGGTTGGCGCCGGGATCATCCGCCGCTATCTGCCCTGCAACAATGAGGTGATTGTCACGCTGAACGATCCGCGGGTGCCCGGAATCGCGGCGGAGATCGGCAATACACGTTCAGCAGCGGCAGTTGAGTTGTGGGCAGAGCGGCTAGAGGGGGCCGTGGTCGCGATTGGCAATGCGCCCACGGCGCTTTTCCACCTTTTGGAACTGCTCGATAACGGGGCACCGCGTCCGGCGCTGATCCTTGGCTTTCCTGTGGGATTTGTTGGGGCAGCCGAGAGCAAGGCCGAACTGGCAGACAATCCGCGCGGCTGCGAATTTGTCGCTTTGCGCGGGCGGCGCGGCGGATCGGCGATGGCAAGTGCAGCGGTCAATGCGCTGTCTGCCGGTTTGCCGGAGGTGGGCGCATGA